In the genome of Salvelinus sp. IW2-2015 unplaced genomic scaffold, ASM291031v2 Un_scaffold2777, whole genome shotgun sequence, the window ATTATTAGATATCTATTATATAGATATGATTATTCATATTGCTATTATAGATAGTATTATGTATGTATTATTAGATATGTTATTATTAGGATGGCTTTATGCTATTATTAGAATGGTATTATTTGTATGATATTAGATGTTATATTTATTAGATATGCTATGTGGAGTTGATAGCTATATTAGATATGCTATTATTAGATATGCTATTATTAGCTGTGTTATATACTTATAGCATCAACTtctggtgttgttgtggtgtcaGACTGGAGCTTACCTGGTCTCCTGGTGGAATCCTGGATGGCCTTTCGTTGTCCAAGAGGTTGCCTGATTGGTGATCATGTAGAAGTGGGAGATTGGGATGAGAGATAAACAGTTATTGAAGCCTGTTGGTCTATGCATTTCCATTTTATTGAAAATACCATTTTCTTATCATTGGTTAATCATTTCATTGTGAGGTCTTTTGAAAAGGACTCCTGAAAATAACTCATTTCAGTTTCAAACCATGTAGCTAGACAGAGTATTGTAGTATTATCTTCTTTGCACCAGATGGCNNNNNNNNNNNNNNNNNNNNNNNNNNNNNNNNNNNNNNNNNNNNNNNNNNNNNNNNNNNNNNNNNNNNNNNNNNNNNNNNNNNNNNNNNNNNNNNNNNNNNNNNNNNNNNNNNNNNNNNNNNNNNNNNNNNNNNNNNNNNNNNNNNNNNNNNNNNNNNNNNNNNNNNNNNNNNNNNNNNNNNNNNNNNNNNNNNNNNNNNNNNNNNNNNNNNNNNNNNNNNNNNNNNNNNNNNNNNNNNNNNNNNNNNNNNNNNNNNNNNNNNNNNNNNNNNNNNNNNNNNNNNNNNNNNNNNNNNNNNNNNNNNNNNNNNNNNNNNNNNNNNNNNNNNNNNNNNNNNNNNNNNNNNNNNNNNNNNNNNNNNNNNNNNNNNNNNNNNNNNNNNNNNNNNNNNNNNNNNNNNNNNNNNNNNNNNNNNNNNNNNNNNNNNNNNNNNNNNNNNNNNNNNNNNNNNNNNNNNNNNNNNNNNNNNNNNNNNNNNNNNNNNNNNNNNNNNNNNNNNNNNNNNNNNNNNNNNNNNNNNNNNNNNNNNNNNNNNNNNNNNNNNNNNNNNNNNNNNNNNNNNNNNNNNNNNNNNNNNNNNNNNNNNNNNNNNNNNNNNNNNNNNNNNNNNNNNNNNNNNNNNNNNNNNNNNNNNNNNNNNNNNNNNNNNNNNNNNNNNNNNNNNNNNNNNNNNNNNNNNNNNNNNNNNNNNNNNNNNNNNNNNNNNNNNNNNNNNNNNNNNNNNNNNNNNNNNNNNNNNNNNNNNNNNNNNNNNNNNNNNNNNNNNNNNNNNNNNNNNNNNNNNNNNNNNNNNNNNNNNNNNNNNNNNNNNNNNNNNNNNNNNNNNNNNNNNNNNNNNNNNNNNNNNNNNNNNNNNNNNNNNNNNNNNNNNNNNNNNNNNNNNNNNNNNNNNNNNNNNNNNNNNNNNNNNNNNNNNNNNNNNNNNNNNNNNNNNNNNNNNNNNNNNNNNNNNNNNNNNNNNNNNNNNNNNNNNNNNNNNNNNNNNNNNNNNNNNNNNNNNNNNNNNNNNNNNNNNNNNNNNNNNNNNNNNNNNNNNNNNNNNNNNNNNNNNNNNNNNNNNNNNNNNNNNNNNNNNNNNNNNNNNNNNNNNNNNNNNNNNNNNNNNNNNNNNNNNNNNNNNNNNNNNNNNNNNNNNNNNNNNNNNNNNNNNNNNNNNNNNNNNNNNNNNNNNNNNNNNNNNNNNNNNNNNNNNNNNNNNNNNNNNNNNNNNNNNNNNNNNNNNNNNNNNNNNNNNNNNNNNNNNNNNNNNNNNNNNNNNNNNATGGCATTCTGTGCTGAACAGTAACACAACAGCGCCTGTTCCTTCTCTCGTTATGAGACAGCTGTGCTGTCCTAAACCCACCTTGTCTCCTGACTTTCCTGTTGGTCCTCgtgctcctctcccccctctggcACCCTAtgaaaaaaacaacatcaataTAATCCTCCTTATGACAACACAACTCATCCATGGGAGAAGGATAAATGACAAGGGGTGAATGAGAGTTCCTATGACGTAAATCAGTGGTCGCCAACCGGTCtggttttctgtaaaaaaacaacaaYGATRaagccttgcgttcctatttCTTAAAATGAGTTTAGTGCTGGTGGTAGGTgtacttgattcagcagccctgatGCCGGAAAGGCAAAGTGTTCCCCATTTTGAACcatgtctgaaggtagaactccacttacccggcaggcccagagagcaaatcaagtacACTAATAGGCCTAGCGCTGGCCAATCAGATCGCTCAGATCactgtgtctgcacagtttcctcgcGCCATAGGCTGTCAAAAGAAGCCTCgaacgcacagcaaagttgataatgTGAGATTTCTAAACWTTTAAAACCATggctagagagagactcaacaaatacagcaaagagctgctgtttttatgagtaagtttatgtttaagttgttattcaggaCTTTCAACACTTTTACAAGCCATAAAAAAAGCTAACCATCAGATGCAGTAAAATAAATGATTATAAATGATTAAatgattatgctcactcagctgtgcctcacaagtaatacgaCAAATGATATACTGCCAATGTGATCATATACCTACAATTTAGAAATATAATTTCTAAATAGTCTGARAAGAACAACATtgacagggcaattcaagcatagtgataacgtattgggcctatagcctactgcacaaacctcactGCTACAGAACTGCTTTTAATTGGTCAATGTTGYATAGGCTTATGTTTCTTAAGTCATGTTTATTTTGTTATCTGAGCGGTAGGTCTCGGCtcgcattttgactcagaaagtcatctggactcagaaaaggttgatgACCACTGATTGTAAATGAATGGTGCGCAATGTCAGTTGGTGAGAAACCGTGACTCACACCTCACCATAGGCccagtgtgtcacgccctggccttagtattctttgttttatttattattttagttaggtcagggtgtgacatggggagtgtatgtgttttgtagtgtctagggtggttgtaaggtttagggggtttattagagtagttgggtttatgtttagtataggtatctagctgtgtctatggttgtgtgtagttgtctagggaagtctatggttgcctgaatgggttctcaattagagacagctggttattgttgtctctgattgggagccatatttaaggtaaccataggctttagctgtttgtggggtattgtctatgtcgatgttctatgttgcttgtaggcactagttcatgtttagcttcacgttcgtctgttttgttattttgtaaagtggtttcgtttggtgttcgttctcttcaaataaaaggaagatgacttactttccacgcgctgcatgttggtcctcactctctactatagacgatcgtgacacagtgCAATAGAGATCAACAGACTTACATGCTGTAAGACCAGAGGAGAAATCTAACTCACATTAGGACCTCTCTGACCCCCAGTTCCTGCTTGACCAGATGGACCCTGCAGAAGAGAAATCCAGCATTATTACGATCACTCAGTTGTCTATCAGTGAAAACAGTACAGGCAGTTCACCAATCTTTGGATGGTTAGAGGAGCATTACAGTAGAGGGTTTAATGCGGttcaatatacatttacatttacatttaagtcatttagcagacgctcttttcaAATACTGGCTTTCACTCTTTCAATACAGTCACAGTTTATGGTTCCAACCCAATACGGGGCGGGTGACGCTCCTATTGGGCGTTTCTCAccgtcttcctttctctctcccagaaCACCCGGCCAGAACCAGGGAACCCCACGGATCCCTGGAGAGAACACACACCAGAGGTTAACCATCTACAGCCTTACATTAATCATGCATCAACCACACATTTAATTAACTAAAATTAACCACCAGTATCGAATTACAAGCAAAATCTAATCCATAGTCAAACACCACTGCCTTAAATACGCCATTAAATCAACCCGCTAATGAATTGTTGTCACTAATGAACTATGAACTAAAATGACTAAATAaaacatacatattttttaaatcaagccACCATTTATCatgcttattttttatttgacagaATAGCTGAGCCAAAGAAATACACACTTCTTTGTGTTTTCAAATGTTATGTTAAACGTAAACAAAGTTTTTAAAGCTCTCTAATTGGATTTCACCTTGGGCCCCTGTCTTCCTGGGTGTATCCTGGCAACCCTGGGAACACCAGTTTaccctgaggaagagagagacgggagagagagaagaaaaagagagagagaagagagagcaagagagagaggaaggagaagagagagagagaagaagaaagagagagataaagaaaaaggAGGGATCATTATGTTGACTTGGCAACTTGCCAAAAACAAAGTGCATAATGCATATGCAAATACTGTATGACATGGTTTAGCAGGGGTTCATGTTGATTACATGTACTGTAGCCGACACGCTGAACACGCATATATCCATACACTGCATAATCCCAATAACTCATACATATTGCATAACcagacacatacagtaaatgTTACTAGTAAATAATGTTTCTGTACCTTCTCTCCAGCATGCCAGCACCTCCAACCTCTCCCTAGGGGTCCCGACTGGCCCTTAGGCCCCTCTGGCCCGGTCCTCCACCTGACCTCCTGTGACCCCGTTATCaccctacacacgcacacacacacaatcacagagagagaagagaagaggagagagagagagagatgagagagagagagagagacaacagagaaaagtgagagggagagagaagagagagggagagagaggaggggagagagagacagagagagacagagagagagacagagagaagacagaaaagaaaagataagcgagagagagacagagagagagagacagagaagagacagaagaacagagagacaagagacatagagagagagcaagagaggaagagagagagaagagagagagagagagagagagagagagagaagagagagagagagagagagagagagagagagagagagcagatgaagagagagagagagatagatgagaaagagagacagacagaaaagcagGTCAGACTAACTGAGATCTCATCTCATTCTacataaaaataccttatttGTTCATAATGAGAGACAGCTCTGATCTGAAGTGTGTGTAGTCTGGCATGGGTACACTCTCACCCTGTCTCCCTTGAGGCCATGTCACCTTTGAACCCGGGGAAGCCATCTTCACCCTGCCAAtgtgaagaggagaagaagacagtGATTTCTAANNNNNNNNNNNNNNNNNNNNNNNNNatccagagcgactacaaacTTGGAATATGGTTCAATACGGTTCAGACGGTTCAATACAGGTCCTATGGTCTCCACCCGTCTTCCTTTCTCTTCCCAGAACCCCTGGCAGAACCAGGGAACCCCACGGATCCCTGGAAGACACACACCACGAGGTTAACCATCTACAGCCTTACATTAATCATGCATCAACCACAACATTTAATTAACTAAAAATTAACCACAGTATCGAATTAAGCAAATCTAATCCATAAGTCAAAACACACTGCCTTAAATACGCCATTAAATCAACCCGCTAATGAATTGTTGTCACTAATGAACTATGAATAAAAATAGAATAAAATACCTATTTTTTAAACCAGCCATTTATCatgcttattttttatttgacagcAATGAGCTGAGCCAAAGAAATACACACTTCTTTGTGTTTCAAAGTTTTAACGTAAAACAAAGTTTTTAAAGCTCTTAATTGGATTTCACCTTGGGCCCCCTGTCTTCCTGGGTTATCCTGGCAACCCTGGGACACCCAGTTTACCctctgaggaaggagagagacagagcaaaagagagacgaggagaagagaaagagagagattaacagaAAAAGAGGAGTGGAATCATTATGGTTGACTTGGCAACATTGCCAAAAACAAAGTGCATAATGATGCAAATACTGTATGACATGGTTTAGCAGGGTGTTCATTGTGATTACATGTACTGTAGCCGACACGCTGACACGCATATATCCATACACTTCATAATCCCAATAACTCATACATATTGCATAACcagacacatacagtaaatgTTACTAGTGAAATAATGTTCCTGTACCTTCTCTCCAGCTATGCCAGCACCTCCAACCTCTCCTTGGGGTCCCGACTGGCCCTTAGGCCCCTCTGGCCCGTCTCTCCATGACCTCCTGTGACCCCGTTATCACCCTACacagcgcaccacacacacatcacagagagagatagagagagagagacagagaacgagagaagagagagatagggaggagcgagagagaggagagcgagagagggagagagagcgagagagagacagagagacagaaagagaagagctagagagagagagacagagagagagagagacagagagagaaagggagagacgaGCCacggataagagagagagagaagacgacgaGAGAGTGATTCATGATGATTCATTAATCACAGTACTGAGATCTGGCAGGTGTCTGATCTATTAAATCTCTATGGGGGATGTCATAATAAACCATGAAGTAGAAATGCGATGCCTTTACAGTATCTGACAGTGAGACAACTGGTACTTTGACAGTGAGTAATCACGTCTATTCTTCTAGTTTTACAGCAGAATTACTGTGAAAATGACTCTTTTCTCACCTTTTCTCCTTTACTCCCCTTCAGACCTCTCACTCCATCAGCTCCCTGTGAAACAGACATTCAAATACAAGTAGAATCAGAACAGGCCACAATATCACTGATAATCRCCATTCAAGACGATACTGTACTACACTACCGTATTCAGAGGTAAATAAAAGTACTATCAACAGCATGCATGGGCTGTCACTAAACcatgtttttattgtattttactgCTACAACTATTATAAGAAACACCATGATTTGACAATGGAGAATGACTTATGAATGACTGTTGATTTGCTCTTAACCTGTCATTGCCCTGCTATTGACCAGTTATTGACCATCTATTAACAATTGCAGATGAGGTCAGGTTGCGCCTTAACGACAGTGACCTAGAGGTGGAATACTGGTGGTGTGAATATTACTTTGAGTGAGCAAGCATCCCCAGCCATGATGCAACACCCCGACCGATCCTCGCAAGACACAATTTGAATTCCATGTGCATACGCTAAATTCACACACGCGCATATacacgagtacacacacacacacatacccacccacacgcccacacgctcacacacacaaaacacccatACCCACaatcccaccccccacacacataaacaagTTCCTCTCTTATCCAACATTGTCATTTCTACTGTCAATCAAACGTTATTACCACTGTCATTGGATCTCCTCCTAAGAATACACCTGCTCTCTCTGAACCTGCCAACTGtcaatcacacactcacacacactcccacaacaTGTCCACCACAGGTAGAGAGRTTGAAATGTCTGAGGGAATGGCTATCTCTCTCACCATTGTACCTTTGAGGACATTTCAACAGTAACCATTACATCGCATCTGACTCACCTTGACACCGCGAGTCCCTGGATAACCAACAGGCCCTTGGGTTCCAGGCAAACCCTGTACGACAAAACAACATCAGGATTCATCTGTCTGAAAAGCACTATCCATTAYACAGATGCTAGTGAGCAATTGTGTTGGGCTAATGTAGTCAAATCACACAATGGCAATGAGGTGCTTTTGACTGGACAATGACGATGAGTGCACTTATGATCAATACCATACCGCTGATGAGCGGAGTGATTGATGTGACTGCGCAATGACGATGACATTGTAAAATACAATGTTGAAAAGGACGAGTCAACGGGAGTGAGCGtacatgatggtgatgatgatgatgacagtgaACTAATGTGGACGAACATGATTGGAGTGGAAGGGAGCCGATGACAATGCATTCAACGAATGTGAGGTGAGAATTGTGATGAGTGAACGTGATTGGATAATATGGATGTTTATATGACAGCACCGTGGTATGATGACCCAGGCAGGTCTAACGGGCTGTACTGTAACTCACATTGAGCCCCTTCTCTCCTGGGGGGCCTTCTCTTCCTGGATGGCCCTGCACACATTGAACAGACATAGCAATTAGAAGTCTtattataagacattataaaggctcaCACAGTTTATAACAAGTAATAGAGCATTGTACCAGCCGGCGGTTACCTTACTATTAGAACTCTCCACAGATCTCCAGTCTGTTCAGAAACAATCAATGGAGCTTGATGGACATGCAAAGCAAAGTGAATACAGCACAATGTATAGAGGGACTTGGAGGGTGTTGTGTCTGTAGAACATGACAGTACACGCAAACATAAGCCCTTTTACTATTACGTAAGCCATGTGGATGTAAGTTTAGCTAAGCCCTTTTGTAAACAGATCCTTCATTCATAGAGCTAATTGAAATGCTGCGTTGGAGAACTTTCCTAATGCCTTCTGTTCTCCCCWGCTGGTGGAGAAGAGGTAATGCACCCTGGTAAGGTCAGCGCTATCAGTGCTGCTGAGGAAGAATCAGATGGATGTACTTACAGTAGGGCCATCGATACCAGAGAGTCCCTGCAGCCCACCGTTCCCCTGGGGACCCTGTGGGGGACAGAGACAGATCATGAGTGGTGAaacgtactgtatatacaaatcaATCTGAAGGGTAACAACCAGACTACAACAATGTGATACAGGGTATATGTGTTTTTGACTATGATTAGCCTCTAGTGCAGCCATACTCAACCGGTGGCTACCGACTTTAAAAATAAATCATTWAAAAAAACTCAGGCTTTCAATTTATCAATGTGGTTGAGAGTTGTAACAGTAGAACGCACAAGGTGCAGTTTTTACATGTGgaagttttcctcttgtcatgtcattcACTGACAGACATTACAGAGATATTTCTAACACGTCAGTACTGTACAGttgatcaactagcccatgttagCTAGGTAGGTATGTTAGGCTAACCAGCTATCTAAATCTTGTAGTTATCATGGACAGATGATATGCCCATGGGGGCCCCCATGGATTTTGTTGACACAATGATTTTGTGGACATAAAATTGAAgggaattagctttaaaactgcacaatTTTCTCTCCGCTCCATGACAAAAATGTGTAGAAGAATTGTAGGGAAATTTAGTtaaaaactgctaaatgttctttCTGCCAACAAGAGGAGAGTGAACAGTCTGGGGTCATATGGGTCACGACTCACAAGGTTTATTACTACGCCGATGAAGacaatatccatccggacctttaCCACCTAGGAAATAGTAGTTGAGTAGCCCTGCTATAGTGTGAGGAGGCTCTGGTGTGTGATAGCACAGAACtgactccctgcctgcctgtgtgtgtgttccaKTGTGTGTTTCCTGGATATTAATTTCCTGTCAAGTGTCCTCTGTAATCTGAATGGGAGCCAGGAGTGGCTGGTACTGGGTCACAACGTTCAAGGCCAGCCTCCCCTGGGGGCGGAGCTGATAGCGGTCACAAGATCAGGTCTTTAAAYCTGATAGGAAGAGAGATGCACGGTGCCTACCTTCTCTCCTGGCAGGCCGATGGGACCCTGAGAACCAGGAAGGCCCTGGACCAGAACAAAGCATTAATCaggttaacgtgtgtgtgtgtgtgtgtgtgtgcgtgtgtgtgtgcatgtgtgtgtgagggagagggagagagagagagagagacagtagaaagggaaagagagagtagaaagataaagagagagtagaaagatCCTCTTTGTTTCTACTACTCTGTCTCTTCATATCTTTTTCACTTACTCATCTCTTAGGTTATCTATCTTTTTCTTTCTATTCAACTTCTTTGTACTTTCTAGCACTACATTTGTGACTGCACTATTATTTTAGAGTACTATCTTTGATACTTTTCTACTAATTGTCTCTCTTTATTTTGCCATAACTATTCGTGTCTGTTAAATTGTATATATCGTAAACATTCCCTCCTCTTTAAACTTCTTCTTTACTCTCTCTTTATGTTTATTTCTTGCTTTCTATgcttctgtctgctctgttctctaTTTCCATTCTTTTCCTTTCTACTGCTCAATCTATTAATCTTTCTTCTATTACTTTCTCTTATCTctttcttacctctctctctctatctttctactTCTACCTCTTTCCCTTCTGTCTGTTTCcctcttcttactctctctcttttattggcTGTTTAGTATAGTTACTCTTCCTTTTAGTCACTATCCTAACTCTCATGTTCCTGTGGGCATTATGAATCTCGATATTTTTGTCCAGTTATCTTAACAACACAGCTGGTTGCTGCTCCTCTTGTTCCCTTCTGGGGGTTCTTTTATTTTCTANNNNNNNNNNNNNNNNNNNNNNNNNNNNNNNNNNNNNNNNNNNNNNNNNNNNNNNNNNNNNNNNNNNNNNNNNNNNNNNNNNNNNNNNNNNNNNNNNNNNNNNNNNNNNNNNNNNNNNNNNNNNNNNNNNNNNNNNNNNNNNNNNNNNNNNNNNNNNNNNNNNNNNNNNNNNNNNNNNNNNNNNNNNNNNNNNNNNNNNNNNNNNNNNNNNNNNNNNNNNNNNNNNNNNNNNNNNNNNNNNNNNNNNNNNNNNNNNNNNNNNNNNNNNNNNNNNNNNNNNNNNNNNNNNNNNNNNNNNNNNNNNNNNNNNNNNNNNNNNNNNNNNNNNNNNNNNNNNNNNNNNNNNNNNNNNNNNNNNNNNNNNNNNNNNNNNNNNNNNNNNNNNNNNNNNNNNNNNNNNNNNNNNNNNNNNNNNNNNNNNNNNNNNNNNNNNNNNNN includes:
- the LOC139025501 gene encoding collagen alpha-1(XI) chain-like produces the protein MRGLPGSQGPIGLPGEKGPQGNGGLQGLSGIDGPTGHPGREGPPGEKGLNGLPGTQGPVGYPGTRGVKGADGVRGLKGSKGEKGEDGFPGFKGDMASRETGVITGSQEVRWRTGPEGPKGQSGPLGRGWRCWHAGEKYM